The proteins below come from a single Pseudochaenichthys georgianus chromosome 14, fPseGeo1.2, whole genome shotgun sequence genomic window:
- the LOC117458601 gene encoding nuclear apoptosis-inducing factor 1 → MSTPIFYNQDSFIRFKKRKARFSFSEVHILLDEVRKHRMVVVGKFNRGVPTDIKKRTWAEITARVNEIGECQREIIEVIKKWSDLKCDTKRKVGAMRSGVVPNRGLNSRLSRDLNQTEKIVLQILEMGEEDQSSGDFGPLGDDDDVPEEEEEMEEDIIGMQSSPNGGLDGASMPPPMSYTMKDSSQTAYDVQYEIPATEDVDAAFGDSDDDQREDVLPSTKPTEIHQGNNGIQKQGPPPTSSGPAAATAAATAAAAAAAAAAAAAAATAAATAAAATAAATATTPTRPLPGQPLQNMRDNMLHTASLSLEEQHATNILLETVSRSLELLSESVQQLAETQQEFVRESLQLQRETVQVLRDFTDGAISLMHDKLNGRPAL, encoded by the exons ATGTCTACACCAATATTCTACAACCAAGACAGTTTTATTCGCTTCAAGAAAAGAAAAGCTCGCTTCTCTTTCAGTGAAGTCCACATACTGCTGGACGAAGTGAGGAAGCATCGTATGGTTGTTGTGG GCAAATTCAATCGTGGTGTACCAACAGACATAAAGAAGCGCACGTGGGCAGAGATTACTGCCCGTGTCAATGAGATCGGGGAGTGCCAACGTGAGATCATCGAGGTCATCAAGAAATGGTCCGATCTAAAGTGTGACACGAAGCGGAAAGTGGGTGCCATGCGGTCAGGGGTAGTGCCCAACAGAGGCCTCAACTCTCGACTCTCCCGAGACCTTAATCAGACGGAAAAAATAGTGCTCCAGATTCTAGAGATGGGCGAGGAAGACCAGAGCTCCGGGGACTTTGGCCCTCTGGGAGATGACGATGATGTgccagaggaggaagaagaaatgGAAGAGGACATTATTGGAATGCAGAGTTCTCCTAATGGCGGGTTGGACGGGGCATCGATGCCCCCACCAATGTCCTACACAATGA AGGACTCTTCACAGACTGCCTATGATGTGCAGTATGAGATTCCTGCAACAGAAG ATGTTGACGCTGCATTCGGAGACTCAGATGACGACCAAAGGGAAGATGTGCTTCCTTCCACAAAACCAACTGAGATTCACCAAGGAAACAATGGCATCCAAAAACAAGGACCACCTCCGACGTCTTCCGgcccagcagcagcaacagcagcagcaacagcagcagcagcagcagcagcagcagcagcagcagcagcagcagcaacagcagcagcaacagcagcagcagcaacagcagcagcaacagcaacaACCCCTACGCGTCCACTGCCAGGTCAGCCCTTGCAGAACATGAGAGACAACATGCTACACACTGCATCGCTGAGCCTTGAAGAGCAGCATGCCACCAACATCCTGCTGGAGACGGTTTCACGCTCCCTGGAGCTTCTGTCCGAGTCGGTGCAGCAGCTGGCAGAGACTCAGCAGGAGTTTGTGCGCGAGTCGCTGCAGCTCCAGAGGGAGACGGTGCAGGTTCTCAGAGACTTTACAGACGGAGCTATTTCTCTTATGCATGACAAACTGAATGGACGGCCAGCATTATAG
- the capns1a gene encoding calpain small subunit 1a: MNFAKKFLSGVIDVVSNIDPAQFIPSEPPPPRRPAVYAEQHENDEEKQFRRVFQQLAGEDMEVSPSELMNIMNRIISKHGDLKTDGFSIESCRSMVAVMDSDSTGKLGFHEFKHLWNNVKKWQGVYKSYDADGSGVIGADELPSAFTAAGFPLNDYLFNMIIRRYSDESGNMDFDNYIGCLVRLDAMCRAFKTLDKDNNGTIKVNVQEWLQLTMYS; encoded by the exons ATGAATTTTGCCAAAAAGTTTCTCAGTGGCGTCATTGATGTTGTCAG CAACATCGACCCAGCCCAGTTCATCCCCTCTGAACCT CCTCCCCCCCGCAGGCCTGCTGTATATGCAGAGCAGCACGAGAACGATGAGGAGAAGCAGTTCCGCCGAGTCTTCCAGCAGCTTGCTGGAGAA GACATGGAAGTAAGCCCATCTGAGCTGATGAACATCATGAACAGAATCATTTCAAAAC ATGGAGACCTGAAGACGGATGGTTTCAGCATTGAGTCGTGTAGAAGCATGGTGGCTGTCATGGAT AGTGACAGCACTGGAAAACTCGGCTTTCATGAATTCAAACACCTCTGGAACAATGTCAAGAAATGGCAG GGCGTGTACAAGTCCTACGACGCAGATGGCTCCGGTGTCATCGGTGCAGATGAGTTGCCCAGCGCTTTCACAGCTGCAG GCTTCCCCCTCAACGACTACCTGTTCAACATGATCATTCGCAGATACAGCGATGAAAGTGGGAACATGGATTTTGACAACTACATTGGCTGCCTTGTGAGGCTGGATGCCATGTGCC GTGCCTTCAAAACCCTGGATAAAGATAACAACGGGACAATCAAAGTCAATGTTCAAGAg TGGCTTCAGTTGACCATGTACTCTTGA